A single Candidatus Bipolaricaulota bacterium DNA region contains:
- the rplL gene encoding 50S ribosomal protein L7/L12, whose translation MGKEEILQEIENMSVKDLADLVEMIEERFNVSAAMAAPVAVAAAPGAAGGEGGEEAAPETYKVVLTNPGQKKIQVIKEIKEITGKGLKECKELVDNLPAVIKEGVSPEEATSLKEKLEAAGAEIELKQ comes from the coding sequence ATGGGTAAAGAGGAGATCCTTCAGGAAATTGAGAACATGTCCGTGAAGGACCTGGCCGATCTGGTCGAGATGATCGAGGAGCGGTTCAACGTCTCCGCGGCGATGGCCGCACCGGTGGCGGTCGCTGCTGCCCCGGGAGCCGCCGGCGGCGAGGGCGGGGAAGAGGCCGCACCGGAGACGTACAAGGTCGTCCTTACCAACCCCGGCCAGAAGAAGATTCAGGTCATCAAGGAGATAAAGGAGATCACCGGCAAGGGCCTGAAGGAATGCAAGGAGCTCGTCGACAACCTCCCGGCAGTGATCAAGGAAGGGGTCAGCCCGGAGGAGGCGACGAGCCTCAAGGAGAAATTGGAGGCGGCGGGAGCTGAGATCGAACTTAAGCAGTAA
- a CDS encoding 50S ribosomal protein L1 — translation MKHGKRYAAAAALIERQRAYSIDEAIEKMKASATAGFDETAEIAINLGIKPSQTIVRGTCTLPHGTGKTVRILAFAKGEAQKEAEEAGADYVGGEDLAKKIQEGWLDFDKVVATPDMMPVVGKLGKILGPRGLMPSPKTGTVTKDIGRVIRELKKGMVEFRTDRYGVIHSVFGKVSFDKEALRENLIAFVRSVLDRRPEEGVKGRYIKKVAISSTMGPGITLDLGELLQAAEEAG, via the coding sequence GTGAAACACGGAAAGCGTTACGCGGCAGCGGCCGCTCTGATCGAGCGGCAACGTGCCTACAGTATCGATGAAGCGATCGAGAAGATGAAGGCCTCCGCTACGGCGGGGTTCGACGAGACCGCAGAGATCGCGATCAACCTCGGGATCAAACCGAGCCAAACGATCGTGCGCGGGACGTGCACCCTCCCCCACGGGACCGGCAAGACGGTACGGATCCTCGCCTTTGCCAAGGGTGAAGCCCAGAAGGAGGCGGAGGAGGCAGGGGCCGATTACGTCGGGGGAGAGGACCTGGCGAAGAAGATCCAGGAGGGCTGGCTCGACTTCGACAAGGTCGTCGCCACTCCGGACATGATGCCCGTAGTGGGAAAACTCGGTAAGATTCTGGGGCCGCGCGGCTTGATGCCGAGCCCGAAGACGGGCACGGTCACCAAGGACATCGGCCGGGTGATCCGCGAGCTGAAGAAGGGGATGGTCGAGTTCCGCACCGATCGATACGGGGTGATTCACTCCGTATTCGGCAAGGTGTCGTTCGACAAGGAAGCACTGCGGGAGAACCTGATCGCGTTTGTCCGCAGCGTGCTCGACCGGCGGCCGGAGGAAGGCGTGAAGGGACGCTACATCAAGAAGGTGGCGATCTCTTCGACGATGGGGCCGGGGATCACCCTCGACCTTGGGGAGCTGCTGCAGGCGGCGGAAGAAGCAGGCTAG
- the secE gene encoding preprotein translocase subunit SecE, producing MVEKLKNYLQGVRNEVKRVSWPTRQEVISFTILVIILVFVLTLYIWGVDRIIEAILRVLVR from the coding sequence ATGGTTGAGAAGTTAAAAAATTACCTGCAAGGGGTCCGCAACGAGGTCAAGCGGGTGAGCTGGCCGACCCGTCAGGAGGTCATCTCATTCACCATATTGGTCATCATCCTCGTCTTTGTCCTCACCCTCTACATCTGGGGAGTGGATCGGATCATCGAAGCCATCCTCAGGGTCCTGGTCCGGTAG
- the rpmG gene encoding 50S ribosomal protein L33 → MAKKGEVVITVTLACSECGRRNYHTKRNKRNTPDKLQLNKYCRHCQRHTLHKEV, encoded by the coding sequence ATGGCCAAGAAAGGGGAAGTCGTCATCACGGTCACGCTCGCGTGCAGCGAGTGTGGGCGGCGCAACTATCACACGAAGCGGAACAAGCGGAATACCCCGGATAAGTTGCAGTTGAACAAGTACTGCCGCCACTGCCAGCGACACACCCTGCACAAGGAGGTCTAG
- the rplK gene encoding 50S ribosomal protein L11: MAKKVVAKINLQIPAGQATPAPPVGPALGEHKLNIMDFCKKFNEATKNETPGVIIPVVISVYMDHTFDFVLKQPPAAELIKMAAGIKSGSPEPNRVKVAKISMEQVRRIAERKLPDLNTYKLESAIEIIKGTARNMGVEVVES, encoded by the coding sequence ATGGCCAAGAAAGTAGTAGCGAAGATAAACCTGCAGATCCCAGCGGGGCAGGCGACTCCGGCCCCTCCGGTCGGTCCGGCACTGGGTGAGCACAAGCTGAACATCATGGACTTCTGCAAGAAGTTCAACGAGGCGACGAAGAACGAGACCCCGGGGGTGATCATCCCGGTCGTCATCTCGGTGTACATGGATCACACGTTCGACTTCGTCCTCAAGCAGCCGCCGGCAGCGGAGTTGATTAAAATGGCGGCGGGGATAAAATCTGGGTCTCCGGAGCCGAACCGAGTGAAGGTCGCCAAGATCTCGATGGAGCAGGTGCGGCGGATTGCCGAGCGCAAGCTCCCCGATTTGAACACCTACAAGCTCGAATCGGCGATCGAGATCATCAAGGGGACGGCGAGGAACATGGGCGTTGAGGTGGTCGAGTCGTGA
- a CDS encoding 50S ribosomal protein L10, translated as MPTQAKIEEVNRLKDMFERASALVLADYRGLTANEMVELRARFTKQGLEFRVVKDTLARIAAEQAGLEGLADLFTGPIGVAVGYDDPVLAFKLAEECRKTYTPRYNLKGGVFQGEIVPEEEIERYSKLPSREELLAKLAMLLQSPMRALAVMLKAKIRELAIVLNEVRIKREEQTKEE; from the coding sequence ATGCCGACGCAAGCGAAGATAGAAGAGGTAAACCGCCTGAAAGACATGTTTGAGCGGGCCAGCGCGTTGGTTCTGGCCGACTATCGTGGCCTGACGGCCAACGAGATGGTCGAGTTGCGGGCGCGGTTCACGAAGCAGGGGCTGGAGTTCCGCGTTGTCAAGGATACCCTGGCACGGATCGCGGCGGAGCAGGCCGGGCTCGAGGGGCTGGCCGATCTCTTCACCGGGCCGATCGGAGTCGCTGTCGGGTACGACGATCCCGTGCTGGCGTTCAAGCTGGCGGAGGAGTGCCGCAAGACCTACACCCCGCGCTACAACCTGAAGGGCGGGGTCTTCCAGGGGGAGATCGTCCCCGAGGAGGAGATCGAGCGCTACTCCAAGCTCCCATCGCGGGAGGAGCTGCTGGCGAAGTTGGCGATGCTCCTGCAGAGCCCGATGCGCGCCCTGGCGGTCATGTTGAAGGCGAAGATCAGGGAACTGGCCATCGTCCTCAACGAGGTCCGAATAAAACGAGAAGAACAAACGAAGGAGGAGTAG
- a CDS encoding KOW motif-containing protein, protein MKKWYAIQTYAGSELKVKEDLNERVRKLGWEKAFERFNVDGEETFFLVPVEEVITSRSRRGGGMEYRVPYEYDLVAKPNERIARGDVIARKPPKHMEEDATIVKSEPLQRVIIEMTNRNEEVYLIPADKKIRRDIRVGEKIRNGVPLTIDSDERYTVANKGKIVLRDKVRRVTFEYKNGKTKTRIIPEKVLVKAREGAKLKKGDLIEKEDHIQSRATGLLKVKEYKDKRVVTIQRIEKRRLFPGYVFARMGLDDEQMMELIDGVRGAVRYVGSKFKPMPIEGPEMRLIKRKAGLLEIPAGAGAPAGGSGEPKIEVDFNVGEVVEIVEGPFADFTGEIKEIDKEAEEVTVMVKIFGRETPVRLGFEGIEKL, encoded by the coding sequence ATGAAGAAATGGTACGCCATTCAAACCTATGCCGGCTCGGAGCTGAAGGTCAAAGAGGACCTGAACGAGCGTGTACGCAAGCTCGGCTGGGAGAAGGCGTTCGAACGATTCAACGTGGACGGGGAGGAGACGTTCTTCCTCGTCCCGGTGGAGGAGGTGATCACCTCCCGCTCCCGGCGGGGCGGGGGAATGGAGTACCGGGTCCCGTACGAGTACGATCTCGTTGCCAAACCGAACGAACGGATCGCTCGTGGCGATGTGATCGCGCGCAAGCCTCCCAAGCACATGGAAGAGGACGCCACGATCGTTAAGTCTGAACCATTGCAGCGAGTGATTATTGAGATGACGAACCGGAACGAGGAGGTCTACCTCATCCCGGCGGATAAGAAGATACGCCGCGACATCCGGGTGGGGGAGAAGATCAGAAACGGCGTTCCCCTCACCATCGACTCCGATGAGCGGTACACGGTGGCGAACAAGGGGAAGATCGTGCTGCGGGACAAGGTGCGGCGGGTGACGTTTGAGTACAAGAACGGAAAGACGAAGACCCGCATCATCCCGGAGAAGGTGCTCGTTAAAGCGCGTGAGGGGGCGAAGCTCAAGAAGGGCGATCTCATCGAGAAGGAAGACCATATTCAGAGCCGCGCCACCGGGCTCCTTAAGGTGAAGGAGTACAAGGACAAGCGCGTGGTTACGATCCAGCGGATCGAGAAGCGGCGCCTGTTTCCGGGATACGTGTTCGCGCGCATGGGGTTGGACGACGAGCAGATGATGGAGCTGATCGACGGGGTCCGCGGCGCGGTCCGCTACGTCGGCTCCAAGTTCAAGCCGATGCCGATCGAGGGGCCGGAGATGCGCCTGATCAAGCGGAAGGCCGGCCTGCTCGAGATCCCGGCGGGAGCGGGTGCTCCGGCTGGCGGTAGCGGAGAGCCGAAGATCGAGGTCGACTTCAACGTGGGCGAGGTCGTGGAGATCGTGGAAGGCCCGTTCGCCGACTTCACCGGGGAGATCAAGGAGATCGACAAGGAAGCCGAGGAAGTGACGGTGATGGTGAAGATCTTCGGGCGGGAGACTCCGGTGCGGCTCGGGTTCGAGGGGATTGAGAAGCTGTAA